From the genome of Argentina anserina chromosome 4, drPotAnse1.1, whole genome shotgun sequence, one region includes:
- the LOC126791803 gene encoding LOW QUALITY PROTEIN: LEAF RUST 10 DISEASE-RESISTANCE LOCUS RECEPTOR-LIKE PROTEIN KINASE-like 2.1 (The sequence of the model RefSeq protein was modified relative to this genomic sequence to represent the inferred CDS: inserted 1 base in 1 codon) — MQEVLRRGFVMKWIADNCGECESSGGKCGFDLNVSQFRCFCPDGPHPVSCNGKGDALAVKIELGLGLGVVGGLLIVSIVIRCFRRKFIEKSTFFWMNNFRSHETVQEFQMDYGPIQVKRYSYLDVKKMTNSFNNKLGQGGYGGVYKGKLNDGCLVAVKILNTSKGNGEEFMNEVAAISRTSHVNVVNLSGYCFEGSKRALIYEFMPNGSLEKFIFDTKNRQKDQQLGWEALERIALGIARGLAYLHRGCNTRILHFDIKPHNILLDENFSPKISDFGLAKLCKGNESIVSMLGARGTAGYIAPEVFCRNFGGVSHKSDVYSYGMMLSEMVGGRRNISVEVENTSEIYFPHWIYRRLELDQELGLHNIMNEEDKXQSKEMIIVSLWCIQTDPSNRPAMKQVIEMLEGSIDSLEIPPNPYLSSSPPKPLESPHSSTLVSLQ; from the exons ATGCAAGAGGTGTTGAGAAGAGGGTTTGTTATGAAATGGATAGCAGACAACTGCGGCGAATGCGAGAGCAGTGGGGGGAAGTGTGGTTTCGATCTCAATGTGTCTCAATTCAGATGTTTCTGCCCAGATGGGCCTCATCCCGTCAGCTGTAACGGTAAAG GAGATGCATTGGCAGTGAAGATTGAACTGGGCCTAGGACTAG GTGTTGTAGGTGGTCTTCTGATAGTATCCATTGTAATTCGCTGCTTCAGAAGAAAGTTTATTGAGAAATCTACTTTCTTTTGGATGAACAATTTTCGCAGTCATGAAACTGTTCAGGAATTTCAAATGGACTATGGACCAATTCAAGTTAAGAGATACAGCTACTTGGATGTGAAGAAAATGACCAACTCCTTTAATAATAAATTAGGACAAGGCGGCTACGGTGGTGTATACAAAGGAAAACTAAACGATGGTTGTCTTGTAGCGGTGAAGATCTTGAACACATCAAAAGGTAATGGAGAAGAGTTTATGAATGAGGTTGCAGCCATCAGTAGAACTTCCCATGTCAACGTTGTTAACTTGTCAGGATATTGTTTTGAGGGTTCAAAGAGAGCTCTTATATATGAATTCATGCCTAATGGATCTCTTGAGAAGTTCATATTTGATACAAAGAATCGACAAAAAGATCAACAGTTGGGGTGGGAAGCATTGGAACGAATTGCACTTGGCATTGCTCGAGGACTAGCATATCTACATCGAGGTTGCAACACAAGAATTTTGCATTTTGATATTAAGCCTCATAACATTCTTCTTGACGAAAACTTCTCGCCGAAAATCTCAGACTTTGGCCTTGCTAAATTATGCAAGGGAAATGAGAGTATTGTATCAATGCTGGGTGCTAGAGGTACTGCTGGATACATTGCTCCAGAAGTGTTTTGTAGAAATTTTGGTGGTGTCTCACACAAATCCGATGTGTACAGCTATGGAATGATGCTTTCAGAGATGGTTGGAGGAAGAAGGAACATTAGTGTTGAAGTTGAAAATACAAGTGAGATATACTTTCCCCATTGGATATATAGGCGACTTGAATTGGATCAAGAACTTGGCTTGCACAATATCATGAACGAGGAAGACA TTCAGAGCAAGGAGATGATAATTGTGAGCTTATGGTGCATACAAACTGATCCCTCAAACCGGCCAGCAATGAAACAAGTGATAGAAATGTTGGAAGGGagtattgattctttggagATACCACCAAACCCCTACttgtcttcttctcctccaaaACCCCTAGAATCACCACATTCTTCTACTTTGGTATCACTACAATAG